Below is a window of Crassostrea angulata isolate pt1a10 unplaced genomic scaffold, ASM2561291v2 HiC_scaffold_355, whole genome shotgun sequence DNA.
TTGTGTGGTGTACACAAACCGTCGCATGTAAAGGTGTGAACTGCTAATTGAGATAATTATCTCAGTATAAATTCGTATCAAGATACCCCTTTATAGGTAGTTTTGTTGCATTTGCTGCTGTTGTTGTATATATCGGTTATTTGAACAAGATATAAATTGCAGACATCAACTTTCACATGATACTATATGAAGTTGGTAAACATATACGATTCGTAAGAAAATTAGAGGCGGCGGTAATATACGATGTCCGAAGGTTAGCTAACATTGTGCATGTCGGTATGTTGACATTTAATATTTGAgtgctttttatttttagcgcCGATGACAATTCGCAAAAATTTAAAAcgtaaaaattaatctatagcTTTATGActcaaattcacaaaaataaatCGACGTAAAAATATCCAGATTTTCGGTATTTCAAAATGCTGTTAGTCATTCTGAAACTGTCATTTGAGAATGGCCCATTCTAGGACCAGTTTGGTAttatttaagtacatgtacactgtattacAATTGTTTGATATCTTCAATGTACAGAACATTGAAACACCAAGAAAAATTGAAGAGGTAGACAgcaaaaatgaagaaatgaagGACAATTTGGATGAATTTAGGGAAACCTCCAAGGGTGGAGTATGGGGTACAGAGTTCAACAGGGATAAGCAAGGCCTAAAAACAAATACTGGCCACTCCCTGCAATCGCAAGCTGATGAAAGGGAACCAGATGCTTCTAATTTTATGCACAAGTTAAGTTCCAAGATGTTTGAAATGGCTAAAAGAGACAAAACCGTcacaaagaaaaatatggccaaaTTTAAGCCAGCTACAAACAAACCAGTTGAAGATATTCCAGAGGATTCTTTTACTGTGAAGGGAAGTATTTTTAataacctaaaaataaaaaatacaactaTCAAAAGGACAGATTTGAATGAGCAGAGAGATGTTGATGTTACAAAGAAGTACAGCATGAAAACTAAGCAGAGGTTTTCCATTTCTGTAAATGGAAAGTCAGAGGCGAGAGAAGAAAGTGAAGGTCATGATTCATCCTTGATGACACCTCAACAAAGAGAAAAAAGGTTAGTAAAAAGTgttgatgattttgatgaagtgGATGGACTAAGTTGTTCAGTGTTTGATTCAGAGATTACTAAGACCTTAGTATCAAAGAACAAGGaaagagaaaatgaaaactCATTTCTTGGCAACTATTGCCCAAGTCCCAAAATCAAGAAAGTCTCTAAAGATTTTGAAGATAGCAATTACTATATAAGTCCTAAAGTCCAAAAAGCATCCAAAGATCATGATGAGGATGGTAAGAATGTATCCATGGATGAAAGTATGGAATTCAGAGATGTTAAATGGGACAATGAAACCACTGATGTTGTAGTTTGTGAAAGTAAAAAATCAGACAATAGTTTTTCAAAAATGGACAACTCTCAGAGAAAAAGTAAGAGAAGTGAAAAAGTCAGGAATAATAGTGATGAAATATCTGAGCACAATGACAAACCAAAATTATCCGAGATTCAAGTTAGTGAAAATGAGGATGTACCCATAATTCCAAAGCAAAGGAAAAAAAGGAAGACAACTGATACAGATACACAGTCTAAGAAAAGGAAACTAGAAAATGGGGATGCTGTAGATGTGagttatttcatacaaatataaTTACTTTGCATGAAAGTAATGTAAATGAAATGTCTTCGAACAATTATGTTACAAGTCTATAACAAGTCTATGTAGGGTGAAATTTTGACTAGGCTATACACTATTACACAAAATTGATGGATAAGTAGGTAATTTAACTTAATGTTTGAAATATGATTTCCTTGTATTATAGTTAGCAGAAGGTGATGAAGATTGTACGTCCACACGACCAAAGGTCTCCTCTGTGTCCAGGTAACCCACTGCTTGCCATGCTTTGAGAAACGTGCTGTTTTTATGGCTTCAAGGTCTTGTGTCAGCTCAAAAATTCCGATAAACTTCTCTGACTTTTGTGTGATCTGTACATTACCAATTGAATCAGAATCACAATGCAAGTTTCAGGCAGTCTGATTAATATTAGAACCTTTGATCTGCTCATGTATGTCGCTACACAAGGATCTGAATAACCCAGTAGACGGTCAC
It encodes the following:
- the LOC128170158 gene encoding DNA mismatch repair protein Msh3-like, whose amino-acid sequence is MEDNEIKELKTTLKRWEIKFYKENGRKPQRDEIKAAPQEIQDAYIHYNKLKRVLSESQNIETPRKIEEVDSKNEEMKDNLDEFRETSKGGVWGTEFNRDKQGLKTNTGHSLQSQADEREPDASNFMHKLSSKMFEMAKRDKTVTKKNMAKFKPATNKPVEDIPEDSFTVKGSIFNNLKIKNTTIKRTDLNEQRDVDVTKKYSMKTKQRFSISVNGKSEAREESEGHDSSLMTPQQREKRLVKSVDDFDEVDGLSCSVFDSEITKTLVSKNKERENENSFLGNYCPSPKIKKVSKDFEDSNYYISPKVQKASKDHDEDGKNVSMDESMEFRDVKWDNETTDVVVCESKKSDNSFSKMDNSQRKSKRSEKVRNNSDEISEHNDKPKLSEIQVSENEDVPIIPKQRKKRKTTDTDTQSKKRKLENGDAVDLAEGDEDCTSTRPKVSSVS